A section of the Salminus brasiliensis chromosome 10, fSalBra1.hap2, whole genome shotgun sequence genome encodes:
- the papss2a gene encoding bifunctional 3'-phosphoadenosine 5'-phosphosulfate synthase 2a has protein sequence MFGNKKQKTDVQRSTNVVYQDHHVSRSKRGQVVGTRAGFRGCTVWLTGLSGAGKTTVGFALEEHLVSHGIPCYSLDGDNIRHGLNKNLGFSSTDREENIRRIAEVAKLFADAGLVCITSFISPFTKDRDEARAIHESSGLPFFEMFVNAPLEVCEQRDVKGLYKKARAGEIKSFTGIDSIYERPVSPELELRTGELTVNECILLVVNFLKEQGIIPNGVSEEITELFVLKNKLKQVESDANTLPTIAITKLDLQWVQVLAEGWASPLKGFMREREYLQVLHFNNLLDDAAINLSVPIVLPVTTETKEHLIGSTAVALEYQGKRVAVLRNPEFFQHRKEERCARQWGTTCPKHPYIKMVMESGDWLVGGDLEVSERIKWNDGLDQYRLTPRELKQKFKQMKADAVFAFQLRNPVHNGHALLMTDTRRKLESRGYRRPVLLLHPLGGWTKDDDVPLEWRMKQHAAVLEEGVLDPNSTIIAIFPSPMMYAGPTEVQWHCRARMMAGVNFYIVGRDPAGMPHPESGQDLYDPTHGAKVLSMAPGLTSVEIIPFRVAAYNKSKRAMDFYDKDRHAEFEFISGTRMRSLARSGLNPPDGFMAPKAWKILTEYYTSIQKEQ, from the exons GATGTCCAGAGGTCCACTAATGTGGTGTACCAGGATCACCACGTTAGCCGCAGTAAGCGGGGGCAGGTGGTGGGAACTAGAGCAGGATTCAGGGGATGCACCGTGTGGCTCACAG gtCTTTCTGGAGCTGGCAAGACCACTGTGGGATTTGCCTTAGAGGAGCATTTGGTCTCTCATGGAATCCCCTGCTACTCTCTGGATGGAGACAATATCCGGCATGGCCTGAATAAAAACCTGGGCTTCAGCTCGACTGACCGTGAGGAGAACATCCGCCGCATTGCCGAGGTGGCCAAACTGTTCGCCGACGCTGGACTTGTCTGCATCACCAGCTTCATCTCGCCTTTCACCAAG GACCGTGATGAGGCTCGGGCGATCCATGAGAGCTCTGGGCTGCCTTTTTTCGAGATGTTTGTGAATGCACCTCTGGAGGTGTGCGAACAGAGAGACGTGAAAGGGCTCTACAAGAAGGCACGAGCAGGAGAAATTAAAA GCTTCACTGGGATTGACTCCATATATGAACGTCCTGTGTCTCCGGAGCTGGAGCTCAGAACTGGAGAGCTCACAGTGAACGAGTGCATTCTGCTGGTGGTGAACTTCCTGAAAGAACAG ggTATCATTCCTAATGGAGTGTCTGAAGAGATCACTGAACTGTTTGTGCTCAAGAACAAACTGAAGCAGGTAGAGTCTGATGCCAACACCCTGCCCACCATCGCCATCACCAAG ttGGACCTACAGTGGGTGCAGGTGTTGGCCGAAGGTTGGGCGAGCCCCTTAAAAGGCTTCATGAGAGAACGGGAGTACCTGCAAGTCCTCCATTTCAACAACCTGCTTgatg ATGCTGCTATCAACCTCTCCGTGCCCATTGTCTTACCTGTCACCACGGAGACGAAAGAGCACTTGATAGGCAGTACGGCGGTGGCGCTGGAGTACCAGGGGAAGAGGGTGGCCGTCCTGCGGAACCCGGAGTTCTTCCAGCATCGCAAAGAAGAGCGCTGTGCGCGCCAGTGGGGCACCACCTGCCCCAAGCACCCCTACATAAAG ATGGTGATGGAGAGCGGTGATTGGCTGGTGGGTGGCGACCTGGAGGTGTCGGAGCGAATCAAATGGAACGATGGCCTGGATCAGTACCGCCTCACGCCACGCGAGCTGAAACAGAAATTCaagcagatgaaagcag ATGCCGTCTTTGCATTTCAGCTGAGGAACCCCGTGCACAACGGGCATGCCCTGCTGATGACGGACACGCGGCGGAAGCTGGAGAGCCGTGGGTATCGTAGGccggtgctgctgctgcacccTTTGGGAGGTTGGACTAAAGACGACGATGTCCCGCTGGAGTGGAGGATGAAGCAGCACGCTGCTGTTCTGGAAGAGGGGGTCCTGGACCCCAATTCAACCATCATAGCAATCTTCCCTTCGCCCATGATGTATGCTGGACCTACAGAG GTGCAGTGGCACTGCAGGGCTAGAATGATGGCTGGGGTGAATTTCTATATTGTGGGACGAGACCCCGCTGGAATGCCCCACCCGGAGTCGGGGCAGGACCTGTACGATCCCACTCACGGAGCTAAAGTACTGTCCATGGCTCCAGGACTGACCTCTGTGGAGATCATCCCCTTCAGGGTGGCCGCATACAACAAAAGCAAGAGGGCGATGGACTTCTACGACAAGGACAG ACATGCTGAGTTTGAGTTCATCTCAGGGACAAGGATGAGGAGTTTGGCCCGCAGTGGACTGAACCCTCCAGATGGCTTCATGGCCCCCAAAGCCTGGAAGATCCTGACTGAGTACTATACCTCAATACAGAAGGAGCAGTAA